One genomic window of Oncorhynchus gorbuscha isolate QuinsamMale2020 ecotype Even-year unplaced genomic scaffold, OgorEven_v1.0 Un_scaffold_1411, whole genome shotgun sequence includes the following:
- the LOC124022752 gene encoding uncharacterized protein LOC124022752 isoform X1, which yields MKIVLAVALVLLYVWLQNAHRSDVIQPGSVCDQALPLAISRLLIFPLSVYSWLVSVMVELLFSPLSVYSWLVSVMVKLLFSSLTLISSSLYYTVLLLLAGPCCIATLSLSVLVSCLRVVIYMVHLVLVLCALAVLAIMTPHKMADVNGPKMADVNGPTMADVNGPTMADVNGPTMADVNGPTMADVSSQWPT from the exons GGCTTCAGAATGCCCACAGGTCTGATgtcatccaaccaggaagtgtttGTGATCAG GCTCTACCTCTGGCCATTTCCAGGCtcctcatcttccctctctctgtctactcctgGCTGGTCTCTGTGATGGTTgaactcctcttctcccctctttctgtctactCCTGGCTGGTCTCTGTGATGGTTaaactcctcttctcctctctgaccctcatctcctcctccctgtattaCACTGTCCTTCTCCTGCTGGCCGGGCCCTGCTGTATCGCCaccttgtctctgtctgtgctAGTGTCCTGTCTCCGTGTAGTTATCTACATGGTTCACCTAGTGTTGGTGCTCTGTGCTCTGGCAGTGCTCGCCATCATGACTCCACACAAAATGGCCGACGTGAACGGACCCAAAATGGCCGACGTGAACGGACCCACAATGGCCGACGTGAACGGACCCACAATGGCCGACGTGAATGGACCCACAATGGCCGACGTGAACGGACCCACAATGGCCGACGTGAGCTCACAATGGCCGACGTGA
- the LOC124022752 gene encoding S-antigen protein-like isoform X2 → MSGFRMPTGLMSSNQEVFVISARHHDSTQNGRRERTQNGRRERTHNGRRERTHNGRREWTHNGRRERTHNGRRELTMADVNGPKMATGATARDQTFYDQLKLQLRDSDRSGISVGS, encoded by the exons GGCTTCAGAATGCCCACAGGTCTGATgtcatccaaccaggaagtgtttGTGATCAG TGCTCGCCATCATGACTCCACACAAAATGGCCGACGTGAACGGACCCAAAATGGCCGACGTGAACGGACCCACAATGGCCGACGTGAACGGACCCACAATGGCCGACGTGAATGGACCCACAATGGCCGACGTGAACGGACCCACAATGGCCGACGTGAGCTCACAATGGCCGACGTGAACGGACCCAAAATGGCCACCGGCGCCACTGCTCGTGACCAAACGTTCTACGACCAACTGAAGCTGCAGCTCCGAGACTCggacagatctgggatcagtgtTGGGTCGTAA